From Prochlorococcus marinus XMU1419, a single genomic window includes:
- a CDS encoding DUF502 domain-containing protein: MVDSNQNQNTNLGSRLQQDLKNDLIAGLLVVIPLATTIWLSSLVSKFVLSLVTSVPKQLNPFINLNPLLQDLINLTLGLTVPLLAILLIGLMARNFVGRWLLEFGEGTLSKIPVAGAVYKTLKQLLETFLSNKSNRFRRVVLVEYPREGLFSIGFVTGDVGPSLQPELDEKLLSVFIPTAPNPTTGWYTLVPESSVKDLEISVEDAFRTIISAGIVNPDEKNNTTNPTFSKLFSQLRASTNTSS, encoded by the coding sequence TTGGTTGATTCTAATCAAAATCAGAACACGAACTTAGGTTCTAGGCTCCAACAGGATCTTAAAAATGATCTTATAGCTGGCTTATTGGTTGTAATTCCTTTGGCAACTACTATCTGGCTCTCATCATTAGTCAGTAAGTTTGTTTTGTCCTTAGTAACCTCTGTCCCTAAGCAATTAAATCCATTTATTAATTTAAATCCCTTATTACAAGATTTAATTAATCTTACTTTAGGATTAACAGTTCCTTTATTAGCTATTTTGCTTATAGGCTTGATGGCAAGAAATTTTGTAGGAAGGTGGCTTTTAGAATTTGGTGAAGGTACGTTATCAAAAATTCCTGTAGCAGGTGCAGTTTATAAAACTCTTAAACAATTACTAGAAACTTTTTTAAGTAATAAATCTAATCGTTTTAGAAGAGTTGTTTTGGTGGAATATCCTCGTGAGGGACTTTTTAGTATAGGTTTTGTTACAGGCGATGTCGGACCCTCTCTGCAGCCAGAATTGGATGAAAAGTTGTTAAGTGTTTTTATACCAACAGCACCAAACCCAACGACTGGTTGGTACACATTAGTTCCAGAGTCTTCAGTAAAAGATTTAGAAATTTCCGTTGAAGATGCCTTTAGAACGATAATTTCAGCTGGTATAGTCAATCCAGACGAGAAAAACAATACAACAAATCCAACATTTTCAAAATTATTTTCTCAATTACGTGCCTCCACTAATACTTCTTCTTAA